One Thermodesulfobacteriota bacterium genomic region harbors:
- a CDS encoding Eco57I restriction-modification methylase domain-containing protein, whose protein sequence is MTISNYNPDVLSCLANLSSDEVFTPPAIVNQMLDLLPAEIWRDPKVTFLDPACKTGVFLREIAKRLLVGLEKAIPDRQKRINHIFTRQLFGIAITEITALLSRRSVYCSKTANGKYSVVEWFGDAQGNIRFRRIEHTWENGRCRWCGASQCEYDRGPDLETHAYEFIHTDKPEEVFKMQFDVIIGNPPYQLSDSGHGVSAGPLFHFFVQQAKKMQPTYLLMIIPARWYAGGKGLDEFRDEMLNDRRMKILVDYESSKDCFEGVNIAGGICYFLWEKNYNGDCEVINMRPTQQVKARRALNQFPIFIRANQAISIVNKVLAITIDTWDKHNYPRNPFGFSTKERGKPEPFEGSITLLSSRGFGYVSMDKVTKNANLIDKYKVIIGRLVPSNGELDVNPADGYRVITNTKILKPGEIHTESYLLIGAFDTLEEALNFDSFIKLKFPRFLLRQAISSVNVTKECFRFVPSEDFTQKWTDENLYKKYGLNRDEIDFVESTIRPMTNGEENDA, encoded by the coding sequence ATGACAATTAGCAATTACAACCCCGATGTGCTTTCCTGCTTGGCGAATTTGAGCAGCGACGAGGTCTTTACCCCGCCCGCCATAGTCAACCAGATGTTGGATTTGCTGCCCGCAGAAATCTGGCGTGACCCAAAGGTGACCTTTCTCGACCCGGCCTGCAAAACCGGCGTTTTCCTGCGCGAAATTGCCAAGAGGCTGCTGGTGGGACTGGAAAAAGCCATCCCCGACCGGCAAAAGCGCATCAACCATATCTTCACCAGGCAACTTTTCGGCATCGCCATCACCGAGATCACCGCCCTGCTTTCGCGGCGCAGCGTGTACTGTTCCAAGACGGCCAACGGGAAGTATTCGGTGGTGGAATGGTTTGGCGATGCGCAGGGCAACATCCGTTTCCGGCGTATAGAGCACACTTGGGAAAATGGCCGCTGCCGCTGGTGCGGCGCCAGCCAGTGCGAATACGACCGCGGCCCGGATTTGGAAACCCACGCCTATGAATTCATTCACACGGATAAACCGGAGGAGGTTTTTAAGATGCAATTCGATGTCATTATCGGCAATCCGCCGTATCAATTAAGTGATAGCGGGCATGGTGTAAGCGCAGGGCCATTGTTCCATTTTTTTGTTCAACAAGCAAAAAAAATGCAACCCACTTATCTTTTGATGATTATTCCTGCTCGTTGGTATGCTGGCGGAAAAGGTCTGGATGAATTTAGGGATGAGATGTTAAATGACAGAAGAATGAAAATTTTAGTAGATTACGAATCTAGTAAAGATTGTTTTGAAGGTGTCAATATTGCGGGGGGAATTTGCTATTTTCTATGGGAAAAAAACTATAATGGTGACTGCGAGGTCATCAATATGCGACCCACACAACAAGTAAAGGCAAGGCGAGCATTAAACCAATTTCCGATTTTTATTCGAGCAAACCAAGCAATTTCTATTGTCAATAAAGTACTTGCAATCACAATTGATACTTGGGATAAGCATAATTATCCAAGAAATCCCTTTGGCTTTAGCACAAAGGAAAGAGGCAAACCTGAACCTTTTGAAGGTTCAATTACATTATTAAGTAGTCGGGGCTTCGGGTATGTAAGTATGGATAAAGTTACAAAAAATGCAAATCTTATAGACAAATATAAAGTTATTATTGGGCGTCTAGTACCAAGTAATGGTGAGTTAGATGTAAATCCGGCTGATGGGTATCGCGTTATAACCAATACAAAAATACTAAAACCTGGTGAAATTCACACTGAGTCTTACTTGCTAATTGGTGCTTTTGACACTCTTGAAGAAGCTCTAAATTTTGATTCGTTTATAAAGTTAAAGTTTCCTCGCTTTTTACTTAGGCAAGCCATTTCATCGGTAAATGTTACAAAAGAATGTTTTAGGTTTGTCCCCAGCGAAGATTTTACGCAAAAATGGACAGATGAAAATCTCTACAAAAAATATGGTTTGAATAGAGATGAAATTGACTTTGTAGAATCAACAATCCGCCCCATGACCAACGGAGAGGAAAACGATGCCTAA
- a CDS encoding type II toxin-antitoxin system VapB family antitoxin, giving the protein MRTTLNINDELLKRASELTGIKGKWLLVNMGLEILIARESSKKLAKLGGAEKELTKIPLRRTRN; this is encoded by the coding sequence ATGAGGACAACACTAAACATAAACGATGAATTGCTTAAAAGGGCGTCGGAATTGACCGGCATTAAGGGGAAATGGTTGTTGGTTAATATGGGCTTGGAAATCTTAATCGCAAGGGAAAGTAGTAAAAAACTGGCCAAATTGGGTGGGGCGGAAAAAGAATTGACCAAGATACCTCTTAGAAGAACGAGGAACTGA
- a CDS encoding sll0787 family AIR synthase-like protein has translation MRELISALRSSPRLSQKGQLRNLWHLFPQVCKVDGNDVILGDDAAAIKTPDGYLLLAAEGVYPPLLKSNPYLSGRTSVLTNVNDIYAMGGRPLAILDVLFASDSDEINEALRGINDNASRYRVPVVGGHLTEEKDFSSLSVFILGKAKSLISGFSAKEDDDLIFAFSPNGKFYSGFNFWDSSSNLSGEEALMQLELLPQIAEEGLADAGKDVSMAGLIGSVLMLLECSGKGADIYIDKIPAPLEVPLKDWLLTFPSFGFILSLRPQNTDKVEERFKQLGLAFERIGKVTTDHQVFLLSDAGERNLFWDFGREPLIGFADSPTTKARRSKGGI, from the coding sequence ATGCGAGAGCTAATTTCGGCCTTACGTTCCTCTCCCCGATTAAGCCAGAAAGGCCAACTGAGAAATCTATGGCACTTATTCCCTCAAGTTTGCAAAGTTGACGGCAATGACGTGATTCTCGGCGACGACGCCGCCGCCATAAAAACCCCGGACGGTTATCTCCTTCTTGCCGCAGAAGGCGTTTATCCACCCCTACTAAAATCCAATCCCTACCTTTCCGGGCGTACGTCGGTACTTACTAACGTAAACGACATTTACGCCATGGGGGGGAGACCTCTAGCCATACTGGATGTTCTTTTTGCTTCAGATTCTGACGAAATTAACGAGGCGCTTCGAGGAATAAATGATAACGCATCCCGTTACCGGGTTCCGGTGGTGGGAGGACACCTGACCGAAGAGAAGGATTTCTCCTCGCTATCCGTTTTTATATTGGGCAAGGCTAAAAGCTTAATCTCCGGTTTTTCGGCCAAAGAGGATGACGATTTAATATTTGCTTTTAGTCCTAATGGGAAGTTTTATTCCGGGTTTAACTTCTGGGATTCTTCGAGCAACTTGAGCGGCGAGGAAGCGTTAATGCAGTTGGAACTCCTTCCCCAAATCGCGGAGGAGGGATTAGCCGATGCCGGGAAGGATGTGAGCATGGCCGGGCTTATCGGCTCGGTCCTGATGCTTCTTGAATGTTCGGGAAAGGGTGCGGACATCTACATTGATAAAATCCCCGCCCCTTTAGAAGTGCCTTTAAAGGATTGGTTGCTCACATTTCCCAGTTTCGGATTCATCTTATCGTTGAGACCCCAGAATACCGACAAAGTAGAAGAGAGATTCAAACAATTGGGACTGGCGTTTGAGAGGATAGGAAAAGTGACTACCGATCACCAGGTTTTCCTCCTTAGTGATGCCGGTGAGAGGAATCTTTTCTGGGATTTTGGTAGAGAGCCTTTGATTGGATTTGCCGATAGTCCAACCACTAAGGCACGAAGGTCCAAAGGAGGAATATAA
- a CDS encoding XRE family transcriptional regulator, whose product MDEEKNHVDRIILKLGEKIKTLRMEKGWSLQDLAEKSGISAAGIHKIESNGIIPTITTMMKIADALGKKVSYFIEEEREDKDVVFVPARRREAIFTFKKGLDLQGISAKKYGDFMMTAAYSVVEVGASSGRKPMSHRGEELVYCLQGKMEFKVKDKTYILTPGDSLHFRTHQEHSWKNVGNVQAKLLWVLAVPPS is encoded by the coding sequence ATGGACGAAGAAAAAAATCACGTAGACCGCATCATACTGAAACTGGGAGAAAAGATAAAAACGCTCCGCATGGAAAAAGGCTGGTCCCTGCAAGATTTAGCGGAGAAATCGGGTATCTCCGCAGCGGGGATTCATAAGATTGAATCAAACGGCATAATCCCGACCATAACCACGATGATGAAGATTGCCGATGCGCTGGGAAAGAAGGTCAGCTACTTCATAGAAGAGGAAAGGGAAGACAAGGATGTTGTCTTTGTCCCCGCTAGGAGACGGGAGGCTATTTTCACATTCAAGAAGGGACTAGATTTACAGGGTATTTCCGCCAAGAAATATGGAGATTTCATGATGACTGCCGCTTACTCGGTGGTCGAAGTAGGTGCATCGAGCGGGAGAAAACCGATGAGCCATCGCGGAGAGGAACTGGTTTATTGTCTCCAGGGAAAAATGGAATTCAAGGTGAAAGATAAAACTTATATTTTAACTCCAGGCGACAGCCTGCATTTCCGGACGCATCAGGAGCATAGCTGGAAAAACGTGGGCAATGTTCAAGCAAAGTTATTATGGGTGTTGGCTGTACCGCCGTCGTAA
- a CDS encoding ABC transporter permease yields MNITEVLPNITYRCRWVWYRNLIVWTKFYKSSLVANIGEPVLYLIALGYGFAPLIPDVNGMSYMQFIASGLISYTAMNAASYECTFGAYARMVAQKTYDAIISTPVDIDEVVAGEILFATTKAVFSSLAMIIVLFLFKLIPSPTAILVPFVILLTGFAFASMAMLFTSFSQSWDFFSYYFTLLIAPLFFLSGIFFPLSTLPDWVSTVAWFTPLYHSTELVRGLVMGELKPGMVENVLWLIVFGMLTFIYAVVRIRKRIIV; encoded by the coding sequence ATGAATATAACTGAGGTTCTTCCTAACATTACCTACCGGTGCCGATGGGTATGGTACAGGAATCTAATCGTCTGGACCAAGTTTTATAAGTCTAGCCTAGTTGCCAACATCGGCGAGCCTGTTCTTTATCTTATCGCCCTAGGCTACGGGTTTGCACCGTTGATCCCGGATGTAAACGGCATGAGCTACATGCAGTTCATCGCTTCGGGATTAATATCCTACACAGCGATGAATGCCGCTAGCTACGAGTGCACATTCGGAGCGTATGCCCGAATGGTCGCTCAAAAAACATACGATGCCATAATATCAACCCCGGTAGATATCGACGAAGTGGTTGCCGGGGAGATTCTCTTTGCTACGACCAAAGCGGTTTTCTCAAGTCTGGCTATGATAATTGTACTTTTCCTTTTCAAACTCATCCCCTCTCCAACCGCTATACTCGTCCCCTTTGTCATTCTCCTTACCGGCTTCGCCTTTGCCTCAATGGCCATGCTTTTCACGTCGTTTTCTCAATCCTGGGATTTCTTCAGTTATTATTTCACGCTTCTTATCGCCCCGCTCTTTTTTCTTTCCGGTATTTTCTTTCCACTCTCCACACTGCCGGACTGGGTAAGTACGGTCGCCTGGTTTACACCTCTATACCACTCTACAGAGCTTGTGCGCGGGCTGGTAATGGGAGAGCTAAAACCGGGAATGGTTGAAAATGTACTCTGGCTTATAGTTTTTGGAATGCTGACGTTTATCTACGCGGTAGTGAGGATCAGGAAGAGGATAATTGTGTAG
- a CDS encoding nuclear transport factor 2 family protein: MSDAENRTTVEALIAAINGNDRPALDNVFAEDAVIEWPQSGERINGGQNRREIYNRFPSLPKVTPRRITGRGDLWVLEASLDYGDGEPYQCVFIFEMRDGKIAREVGYWSKPFPAPDWRAPWVERM, translated from the coding sequence ATGAGTGATGCGGAGAACCGTACTACGGTTGAGGCGCTGATAGCGGCGATAAACGGTAACGACCGCCCGGCGCTCGACAATGTATTTGCCGAAGATGCCGTGATAGAATGGCCGCAGTCCGGCGAGCGGATAAACGGCGGGCAAAACCGGCGTGAAATCTATAACCGCTTTCCCTCTCTACCCAAGGTTACACCCCGGCGTATTACCGGCAGGGGAGACCTCTGGGTGCTCGAAGCGAGCCTTGATTACGGCGACGGAGAGCCGTACCAGTGCGTGTTCATTTTCGAAATGAGAGACGGCAAGATTGCCAGGGAGGTCGGATACTGGTCAAAGCCGTTTCCGGCGCCCGATTGGCGCGCCCCTTGGGTCGAGCGAATGTAG
- a CDS encoding SAM-dependent DNA methyltransferase has protein sequence MNSQFKSKRRVANYGEVFTSPEIVNAMLDLVKQETERIDSRFLEPACGTGNFLAEILRRKLDQVEKTYRRSQLDFERNLVLAVSSIYGIDILEDNVIACREWLFEIANERYTALFKSKAKEPPCRRSLRYILGKNIIWGDALSLTTVDANPHQIIFAEWSFPLHNSLIKRRDFVFAELLPGDIDKQPTLFSKNVHVSDLGEQVFLPTETRSYPLVHFLKVAEAYDN, from the coding sequence ATGAATAGTCAGTTTAAATCCAAACGGCGCGTCGCCAATTACGGCGAGGTCTTCACCAGCCCAGAAATCGTGAATGCCATGCTCGACCTGGTGAAACAGGAAACCGAGCGGATTGATTCTCGCTTTTTGGAACCCGCCTGCGGAACAGGAAATTTTTTGGCGGAAATCCTGCGCCGCAAATTGGACCAGGTGGAGAAAACCTACCGGCGCAGTCAGTTGGACTTTGAGCGCAATCTGGTGCTGGCGGTATCGTCTATTTACGGCATTGACATTCTAGAAGACAATGTCATCGCCTGCCGGGAGTGGCTGTTTGAGATAGCCAACGAGCGTTATACCGCTTTGTTCAAGAGCAAAGCCAAAGAACCACCCTGCCGCCGCTCCTTGCGCTACATCCTGGGGAAAAACATCATTTGGGGCGACGCGCTCAGTTTGACCACCGTTGACGCGAACCCGCATCAGATCATCTTTGCCGAATGGTCTTTTCCCCTGCACAACAGCCTGATTAAGCGCCGCGACTTTGTTTTTGCCGAGTTACTGCCCGGCGATATAGACAAACAGCCCACTTTATTCTCGAAAAACGTTCACGTTTCCGATTTGGGCGAGCAGGTCTTCCTGCCCACGGAAACACGCAGTTATCCCTTGGTGCATTTTCTGAAGGTGGCCGAAGCCTATGACAATTAG
- a CDS encoding GIY-YIG nuclease family protein, with product MPNEFFPQRPAAAPKIYAYEDTHPQYAGLLKIGYTTKDVRERVAAQYPTARPGEPPYRIVVEESAMRSDGTVFTDHEVHRYLRSRGIPNPQGEWFQCTAQDVRAAILAIQRGELNEEQRTLDFPIRPEQQRAVERTAAYFRQFNPKTTGKPSHFLWNAKMRFGKTFAAYQLAKEMGWKKVLVLTFKPAVQSAWESDLKSHVDFTGWQFISNRDLPADGLPRYNKSRPLVCFGSFQDYLGKNPSTGGIKTKNEWVHTTNWDCVILDEYHYGAWREKAKDLFEGEEEEEIRFAQGEAAEFLKEADEELEDFLPITSDHYLYLSGTPFRAIASGEFIEEQIFNWTYSDEQQAKEGWNGPDNPYAMLPRMVLLTYQLPDEIREIALQGEFDEFDLNTFFSATGHGPFARFKYEDEVQKWLDLIRGAFLPTTVDNLKLGKERRPPLPFSDRRLLNVLTHTLWFLPSVAACHAMKNLLEERQNRFYHDYKVIVAAGAEAGIGVAALEPVLRAMGDPLKTKTITLTCGKLTTGVTVRPWTGIFMLRNSSSPETYFQAAFRVQSPWTIKNPDGQHPNQEEILKQECYIFDFAPDRALRQIAEYASRLNVDETASPEVKVAEFIRFLPVLAYDGSSMKQIDAAGILDMAMSGTTATLLARRWESALLVNVDNETLARLMANERAMAALMSIEGFRNLNQDIETIINRSEAVKKAKREANDRQLTREEKRELSGAEKEYKSKRKMIQEKLIKFATRIPIFMYLTDYREHTLRDVITKLEPGLFKRVTGLNVEDFELLVSLNVFNSALMNDAVYKFKRYEDSSLVYTGVNRHDEEYIGLYDTVLSRQEYEATFVNEPSESYEQK from the coding sequence ATGCCTAACGAATTCTTCCCCCAACGTCCGGCGGCGGCGCCCAAAATCTACGCCTACGAAGATACGCACCCGCAATACGCGGGGTTGCTGAAAATCGGCTACACCACCAAAGACGTGCGCGAGCGGGTGGCAGCGCAATATCCCACCGCCCGCCCCGGCGAGCCGCCCTATCGCATCGTGGTGGAAGAATCGGCCATGCGTAGCGACGGCACGGTCTTTACCGATCACGAGGTGCATCGCTATCTGCGTAGTCGGGGCATCCCGAATCCGCAGGGCGAGTGGTTTCAATGCACCGCCCAGGATGTGCGCGCTGCCATCCTGGCCATTCAGCGGGGAGAACTGAACGAAGAGCAGCGCACCCTCGATTTTCCTATACGGCCGGAACAACAGCGGGCCGTCGAAAGGACAGCCGCCTATTTCCGGCAGTTCAACCCGAAAACCACCGGCAAGCCTTCCCATTTCTTGTGGAACGCCAAGATGCGGTTTGGCAAGACCTTTGCCGCCTATCAGTTAGCCAAGGAAATGGGCTGGAAGAAGGTGCTGGTGCTCACCTTCAAGCCCGCTGTGCAAAGCGCCTGGGAGTCGGACTTGAAAAGCCATGTGGATTTTACCGGCTGGCAGTTCATCTCCAATAGGGATTTGCCGGCAGACGGATTGCCACGCTACAACAAAAGCCGCCCCCTCGTTTGTTTTGGCTCATTTCAAGATTACCTGGGCAAGAATCCCAGCACGGGCGGCATCAAAACCAAGAATGAATGGGTGCATACCACCAACTGGGACTGCGTCATCCTGGATGAATACCACTACGGTGCCTGGCGCGAAAAAGCCAAAGACTTGTTCGAGGGCGAAGAGGAGGAAGAAATCCGCTTTGCCCAAGGCGAGGCAGCGGAATTTCTGAAAGAAGCCGATGAAGAACTGGAAGATTTTCTGCCCATCACCAGCGACCATTATCTCTATCTCTCCGGCACGCCCTTTCGCGCCATCGCCTCGGGCGAGTTCATCGAAGAGCAGATTTTCAACTGGACCTATTCAGACGAACAACAAGCGAAAGAGGGTTGGAATGGCCCAGATAACCCCTATGCTATGCTGCCGCGCATGGTGCTGCTCACCTACCAACTGCCGGATGAAATCCGCGAAATTGCCTTGCAAGGCGAGTTCGATGAGTTCGACCTCAACACCTTCTTTTCCGCCACCGGTCACGGTCCCTTTGCCCGCTTCAAATATGAAGACGAAGTCCAGAAATGGCTGGATTTAATCCGCGGTGCCTTTCTGCCTACCACAGTGGATAACCTGAAACTTGGCAAAGAACGGCGGCCGCCCCTGCCGTTTTCCGACCGGCGGCTGCTCAACGTCCTGACGCATACGTTATGGTTTTTGCCCAGTGTTGCCGCCTGTCATGCGATGAAAAACCTGTTAGAAGAGCGGCAAAACAGGTTCTATCACGACTACAAAGTCATCGTTGCCGCAGGCGCGGAGGCTGGCATCGGCGTGGCTGCCCTGGAACCAGTGCTGCGGGCGATGGGCGACCCCCTTAAGACCAAAACCATTACCCTGACGTGCGGCAAGTTGACCACTGGCGTCACGGTCAGACCCTGGACGGGCATCTTTATGCTGCGCAACTCCTCCAGCCCCGAGACCTACTTTCAGGCGGCCTTCCGCGTGCAATCACCGTGGACGATCAAAAATCCCGATGGGCAACACCCTAACCAGGAGGAGATTCTCAAACAGGAATGCTACATCTTTGACTTCGCCCCCGACCGCGCTCTGCGCCAGATCGCAGAATACGCCAGCCGCCTGAACGTGGACGAAACCGCCAGCCCGGAAGTCAAAGTGGCTGAGTTTATTCGCTTCCTGCCGGTGCTGGCGTACGACGGCAGTTCAATGAAACAGATTGACGCAGCAGGGATTCTGGACATGGCGATGAGCGGCACTACCGCTACCCTACTAGCCCGCCGCTGGGAAAGCGCCCTGCTGGTCAATGTGGACAACGAAACCCTGGCGCGCCTGATGGCAAATGAGAGGGCTATGGCTGCCTTGATGAGCATTGAAGGCTTCCGGAATCTGAATCAGGATATTGAGACCATCATCAACCGTTCCGAGGCGGTCAAAAAGGCAAAACGCGAGGCCAACGACCGGCAACTGACCAGAGAAGAAAAGCGGGAACTGAGCGGAGCCGAGAAGGAATACAAGAGCAAGCGCAAGATGATTCAGGAAAAACTCATCAAGTTTGCCACCCGTATTCCCATTTTCATGTATCTCACCGACTACCGAGAACATACCCTCCGTGATGTAATCACCAAACTCGAACCAGGGCTTTTCAAGCGCGTGACTGGCCTGAATGTCGAAGATTTTGAGCTTCTGGTTAGCCTCAATGTCTTTAACAGTGCCCTGATGAACGATGCGGTGTATAAATTCAAACGCTACGAAGATTCAAGCCTGGTCTATACCGGCGTCAACAGACACGATGAAGAATACATAGGTTTGTACGACACTGTCTTGAGCCGCCAAGAGTATGAGGCGACATTCGTCAATGAACCCTCGGAGAGTTATGAGCAAAAATAG
- a CDS encoding sodium:alanine symporter family protein, producing the protein MEQALIKTLSDISGFVWGLPLIVLLLGTGIYLTIILRGIQFRALIPSLYIALIKRKEERESEGDISHFQALMTALSATVGVGNIAGVATAIATGGPGAVFWMWITGLFGMATKYSEAVLAVKYREVDKFGTMSGGPMYYISKGLGLKWLGVLFAVFASIAAFGIGNMVQSNSVADAINSTFGVPHWISGVVMCIATGLVIIGGIKSIAKAASVIVPFMIVFYMFGATISIIIHWDNVFDAFRLIFYHAFTPTAAAGGFMGAAIKETVRMGVARGIFSNESGLGSSPIAAAAAQTRNPVRQALVSMTQTFIDTIVVCTFTGVVIIASGVWTSGQTGASLSTLAFEQGIPKQIGDDIVAISLASFAYSTIIGWCYYGEKAIEYLFKEPAVKPYRVVFTIMVLVGATVELDLVWTFADIMNGLMAFPNLIGLLGLSRVVVEETKKYLEMEIKGR; encoded by the coding sequence ATGGAACAAGCACTGATAAAAACACTCTCCGACATAAGCGGCTTCGTATGGGGTTTGCCTCTTATTGTGCTCCTTCTGGGAACGGGGATATACCTGACCATAATCTTAAGGGGCATTCAGTTCCGCGCGCTGATTCCTTCATTATATATTGCATTGATAAAAAGAAAGGAAGAAAGGGAATCGGAAGGGGACATCTCTCATTTCCAGGCTTTGATGACTGCGCTTTCCGCAACGGTGGGAGTCGGGAACATCGCCGGGGTGGCAACGGCAATTGCTACCGGCGGCCCGGGGGCGGTGTTCTGGATGTGGATTACCGGCCTCTTCGGCATGGCCACAAAATATTCGGAGGCAGTACTCGCCGTTAAATATAGAGAGGTTGATAAGTTCGGTACGATGAGCGGCGGGCCCATGTACTACATCTCAAAAGGGCTCGGGTTAAAGTGGCTCGGAGTTCTATTTGCGGTATTTGCTTCCATTGCCGCATTTGGTATCGGAAACATGGTTCAGTCGAACTCCGTTGCCGATGCTATTAATTCAACCTTTGGTGTACCCCATTGGATTTCAGGAGTGGTCATGTGTATTGCCACCGGGCTTGTAATCATCGGTGGAATCAAGAGCATCGCCAAGGCCGCAAGTGTGATCGTTCCTTTCATGATAGTTTTCTATATGTTTGGTGCAACCATATCCATTATTATTCACTGGGATAATGTGTTCGATGCCTTTCGCTTGATTTTCTATCACGCATTTACGCCGACCGCTGCCGCCGGCGGATTCATGGGGGCGGCAATAAAGGAAACGGTGAGGATGGGGGTTGCCAGAGGGATCTTCTCGAATGAATCGGGCCTTGGAAGCTCGCCGATAGCCGCGGCCGCCGCACAGACCAGGAATCCGGTGAGGCAGGCACTGGTCTCTATGACTCAGACATTTATAGATACAATCGTCGTCTGCACGTTTACCGGTGTTGTTATAATAGCAAGCGGTGTGTGGACTAGCGGTCAGACCGGAGCCTCCCTATCCACGCTGGCATTCGAACAGGGAATCCCCAAGCAGATTGGTGACGATATTGTAGCTATAAGCCTAGCCTCTTTTGCCTATTCCACCATTATCGGATGGTGTTACTACGGAGAAAAAGCTATAGAGTACCTTTTCAAAGAGCCGGCGGTAAAACCCTACAGAGTTGTTTTCACTATTATGGTATTGGTTGGAGCAACAGTTGAATTGGACCTGGTGTGGACCTTTGCCGATATTATGAACGGCCTCATGGCCTTTCCGAACCTCATCGGCCTCCTCGGCCTCTCCAGGGTTGTAGTGGAGGAGACGAAGAAGTATTTGGAGATGGAGATAAAGGGGAGGTAG
- a CDS encoding phosphoribosylanthranilate isomerase has translation MHPIIQIAGVIDKEEAALLCKAGVTHIGFPLRISGGREDLSESEAKSIISSIGSSVATVLITYLDDSDEVVDFSDYLGVGGVQLHGPISETNLENIRNRRPHLFIIKSLIVRMNNLSELEKEVSRFHHFVDAFITDTYDPNTGRTGATGKTHDWAVSRRLVELSPKPVILAGGLTPENVRAAITKVRPAGVDAHTGVEDPDGRKDLALVTKFISEAQKAFGLIE, from the coding sequence ATGCATCCGATCATTCAAATTGCCGGGGTAATTGACAAGGAGGAGGCCGCTCTCCTTTGTAAAGCCGGGGTTACGCACATTGGTTTTCCTCTTCGTATTTCTGGCGGCCGTGAAGACCTGTCGGAATCAGAAGCTAAATCGATCATAAGCTCAATAGGCTCAAGCGTAGCAACTGTACTTATTACATATCTCGACGATAGCGATGAGGTCGTTGATTTCTCCGATTATCTCGGCGTGGGAGGGGTTCAACTCCATGGCCCAATATCAGAAACCAATTTAGAAAATATTCGGAATCGGAGACCACATTTGTTCATCATTAAGAGCCTTATAGTCCGGATGAATAATTTGAGTGAACTGGAGAAAGAGGTTTCCCGGTTCCATCATTTTGTTGATGCGTTTATTACCGACACCTACGACCCGAATACTGGCCGAACAGGTGCCACCGGTAAAACCCATGATTGGGCGGTAAGCCGTCGTCTGGTGGAGCTTTCCCCGAAGCCGGTCATCCTGGCCGGAGGACTGACTCCTGAGAACGTCCGGGCTGCAATCACCAAGGTTCGCCCTGCCGGTGTTGACGCACATACCGGAGTAGAGGATCCTGATGGTCGTAAAGACCTGGCACTTGTCACTAAATTCATTTCCGAGGCGCAAAAAGCATTTGGACTTATTGAGTAG
- the tnpA gene encoding IS200/IS605 family transposase, whose protein sequence is MKGKDMTYWRLHYHLIWSTYDRQPTLTGEREKMFYGVLYRKAEELGLKIHAAGNVDDHVHIVVSIPPKVSVSECVRQIKGASSYAINHMLVVTVNFSGRAVMAR, encoded by the coding sequence GTGAAAGGAAAGGATATGACCTATTGGCGCCTCCACTATCATCTCATTTGGTCAACCTATGACCGCCAGCCAACTTTGACCGGTGAACGCGAGAAGATGTTCTATGGCGTGTTGTACCGCAAAGCAGAAGAACTGGGCTTAAAAATCCATGCTGCCGGAAATGTAGATGACCATGTGCATATAGTGGTGTCCATACCACCCAAAGTATCGGTATCAGAATGCGTGCGGCAAATTAAAGGCGCCAGCTCTTATGCCATCAATCATATGCTGGTAGTGACGGTCAATTTCAGTGGCAGAGCGGTTATGGCGCGCTGA
- a CDS encoding MSMEG_0567/Sll0786 family nitrogen starvation N-acetyltransferase, producing MSEFIFKIAENDKELEEYFRIRHEVFVNEQKIFPETDVDEYDKEAIHIVAIEKSTGKTVGAVRCYRKEGDTWIGGRLSAAPGFRNGVVGSNLVRFAVKTVKSRDCKKFLAYVQPQNVRFFERLGWKTIGEPITYHGLPHQLMEADLDSG from the coding sequence ATGTCCGAATTTATATTCAAGATTGCAGAAAATGACAAAGAATTGGAAGAATATTTCCGTATTCGTCATGAGGTTTTTGTGAATGAGCAGAAGATATTCCCGGAAACTGACGTAGATGAGTACGACAAAGAGGCGATACATATAGTGGCGATCGAGAAATCCACGGGAAAGACGGTAGGAGCGGTGAGGTGTTACAGAAAGGAAGGCGATACCTGGATAGGAGGACGGCTAAGCGCCGCTCCTGGATTTCGAAATGGCGTGGTCGGCTCGAATCTGGTGAGATTTGCGGTGAAAACCGTAAAGTCCAGGGATTGTAAGAAGTTCCTGGCCTATGTACAGCCTCAGAACGTGAGATTCTTCGAAAGGCTTGGATGGAAGACCATTGGAGAACCGATTACCTATCATGGCCTTCCTCATCAGTTGATGGAAGCCGATCTGGATTCGGGTTAG